Proteins from a genomic interval of Paenibacillus lentus:
- a CDS encoding flotillin family protein translates to MPDFLLIPIIIIGVILVLGLAFWARYKTVSPDEAMIVTGSFLGSKNISDDETGRKIKIVRGGGAFIWPIFQKAEFMSLLSHKLDVMTPEVYTEQGVPVSADGVAIIKVGSSVEDVATAAEQFMGKPIESLKGEAQEVLEGHLRSILGSMTVEEVYRNRDKFAQEVQGVAARDLKKMGLQIVSFTIKDVRDKHGYLEALGKPRIAAVKRDAEIAEAEALRDSRIQKALAEESGQKAELLRDTNIAEASKEKELKVASFKKEQDTAKAEADQAYHIQEARAKQTMVEEQMKVELVRKEREIDLQDKEIIVRQKQYDAEVKKKADADRYAVEQAAEAEKARKMREADALQYSIETQARASAEQKRLEGLAIADAERAKGTADAEIIRLRGLAEAEAKEKLAEAFQKFGEAAILDIVVKMLPELAEKIAGPISSIDKLTVVDTGKGEGAARVSNYVTELMATAPEMLKSVSGIELDRLIKGLTQGKALPAAAPAQAPAASTSGSAQTASAGTAAPLSGATVKPPVIQESAASSEQKS, encoded by the coding sequence ATTCCTGATTTTTTATTAATTCCGATTATTATTATTGGCGTAATTCTTGTGCTTGGCCTGGCCTTCTGGGCCCGGTATAAGACGGTAAGCCCGGATGAGGCAATGATCGTTACGGGTTCTTTCTTAGGTAGTAAAAATATTTCAGATGATGAAACAGGCCGTAAAATTAAAATCGTTCGCGGTGGCGGGGCGTTCATTTGGCCTATTTTTCAAAAAGCAGAGTTCATGTCATTATTATCCCATAAGTTGGATGTCATGACTCCAGAGGTATATACCGAGCAAGGTGTTCCAGTATCTGCGGATGGAGTTGCAATCATCAAGGTTGGCAGCTCTGTCGAGGATGTAGCCACAGCGGCAGAGCAGTTCATGGGCAAGCCAATTGAATCGTTAAAGGGAGAAGCCCAGGAAGTATTGGAAGGCCACCTGCGCTCGATTCTTGGATCGATGACGGTGGAGGAAGTCTACCGTAACCGGGATAAGTTCGCACAGGAGGTTCAAGGTGTCGCTGCTCGGGATTTGAAGAAAATGGGTCTGCAGATCGTTTCCTTCACGATTAAAGATGTACGGGACAAACACGGCTATTTGGAGGCTCTCGGTAAGCCGCGCATCGCTGCTGTTAAACGGGATGCCGAAATTGCTGAAGCCGAGGCGCTTAGAGATTCGCGGATTCAAAAGGCACTTGCAGAGGAGTCCGGTCAAAAAGCGGAACTGCTTCGCGATACAAATATTGCTGAGGCTTCCAAGGAGAAGGAATTGAAGGTGGCTTCTTTTAAGAAGGAGCAGGATACGGCGAAGGCTGAAGCGGACCAGGCTTATCATATCCAGGAAGCACGTGCAAAACAGACGATGGTTGAAGAGCAGATGAAGGTAGAGCTCGTTCGTAAAGAACGCGAGATCGACCTGCAGGATAAAGAAATTATCGTACGCCAGAAACAATATGATGCCGAGGTAAAGAAGAAAGCCGATGCGGATCGTTACGCCGTAGAGCAAGCGGCAGAGGCGGAAAAAGCTCGTAAAATGCGGGAAGCTGACGCGCTGCAGTATTCTATCGAGACGCAGGCAAGAGCTTCTGCGGAACAGAAGCGTCTTGAAGGGTTAGCGATTGCCGATGCCGAGCGGGCTAAAGGTACGGCAGATGCGGAAATTATCAGACTGCGGGGGCTGGCGGAAGCCGAAGCGAAGGAAAAGCTGGCTGAGGCGTTCCAGAAGTTTGGTGAGGCTGCGATTCTTGATATCGTCGTGAAAATGCTTCCTGAGCTTGCAGAAAAAATTGCTGGTCCTATTTCGTCCATCGACAAGTTAACCGTCGTCGATACCGGAAAAGGGGAGGGCGCAGCGCGGGTAAGCAACTATGTTACCGAGCTTATGGCTACCGCACCAGAAATGCTAAAGAGCGTTTCCGGCATAGAGCTAGATCGTTTGATTAAAGGTTTGACGCAGGGCAAAGCCCTGCCAGCGGCAGCCCCTGCACAGGCACCAGCTGCTTCCACCTCTGGGTCAGCTCAGACAGCGTCTGCCGGCACGGCAGCTCCGTTATCAGGGGCAACGGTCAAGCCGCCTGTCATTCAAGAAAGCGCTGCTTCTTCGGAACAGAAATCTTAA
- the glcT gene encoding glucose PTS transporter transcription antiterminator GlcT yields the protein MSRLHIAKALNNNVIIANHPGHGEVVVIGKGIGFNRKQGDTIPLDAVEKMFILTNQQEQEQYKQLVPQIDERLIEVIGEIIMYISQKTGKELNEHIHIALTDHISFAIKRAEQDIAIHNPFLFETREIYPMEYELAEYAIELIHHKLGIDLSQDEIGFVALHINSAMTNRHVREVREHTQLIADLVHMVEEELKLRILRHSLDYSRLLTHLRFAIERVRRGENVAVVEKLEALLSQEYPALYQLAGRLTKVMEERLNKPVYQAEISYLTMHLHRLTVHHK from the coding sequence GTGAGCAGGCTGCATATAGCCAAAGCGTTGAACAATAATGTGATCATAGCGAATCACCCCGGGCATGGGGAGGTCGTTGTCATTGGCAAAGGTATTGGATTTAACCGCAAGCAAGGCGATACTATTCCTCTGGATGCGGTGGAGAAGATGTTTATTCTGACGAACCAGCAAGAGCAGGAGCAGTATAAACAACTTGTTCCTCAAATTGATGAGCGTCTGATCGAAGTTATCGGGGAGATCATTATGTATATCTCTCAGAAGACCGGCAAGGAACTGAATGAACATATTCACATTGCATTAACCGATCACATTTCGTTTGCGATTAAACGGGCGGAGCAGGATATTGCAATCCATAATCCCTTTCTGTTTGAGACAAGGGAAATATATCCTATGGAGTACGAATTGGCTGAGTACGCCATTGAACTGATCCATCATAAGCTAGGCATAGACCTAAGCCAGGATGAAATTGGCTTTGTCGCGCTTCACATCAATAGCGCAATGACGAATCGGCATGTCCGTGAAGTGCGAGAACATACACAATTGATTGCGGATTTAGTGCATATGGTGGAGGAAGAGTTGAAGCTAAGGATACTTCGCCATTCTTTGGATTATTCTCGTTTGCTGACTCATTTAAGATTTGCCATTGAACGGGTGCGTCGTGGTGAAAATGTTGCCGTCGTCGAGAAATTGGAAGCGCTGCTAAGTCAGGAGTATCCGGCGCTATATCAGTTAGCCGGGAGATTGACGAAAGTGATGGAGGAAAGGCTAAACAAGCCGGTCTATCAGGCTGAAATCAGTTATTTGACTATGCACTTGCATCGCTTAACGGTACACCATAAATGA
- the ptsG gene encoding glucose-specific PTS transporter subunit IIBC, producing MFKRFFGVLQRVGKALMLPVALLPAAGLLLGIGNMLVSQEFLNLVPALDNATVSAIATVMMNAGDIVFANLALLFAVGVAVGLAGGDGVAGLAAIIGYLVMNVTMGTVIGVTPAMIGENPAYASVLGIPTLGTGVFGGIIVGILAASMYKRFFKIELPSYLGFFAGKRFVPIMTAATSLLLGLLMVVIWPPIQGGLNAVSYFMLEQNRTISAFIFGIIERGLIPFGLHHIFYSPFWFEFGEYVNSAGQIVRGDQKIFMAQLRDGVGFTAGTFMTGKFPFMMFGLPAAALAIYHEAKPKHKKYVAGIMGSAALTSFLTGITEPLEFSFLFVAPLLFVVHCVFAGLSFMTMHLLDVKIGMTFSGGLIDFLIFGVIPGRTPWWNVIIVGLILAVVYYFGFRFVIRKFNLKTPGREDEESEVSGEEQEAGSKSKQDELPQNILAALGGKDNIVHLDACITRLRVEVKEKSEVDKSQLKNLGAAGVLEVGNNIQAIFGTRSDTIKTQIGDIMDGKTPVNTPAASVEKSAEAEQQAAQEGNAIIPEEIVMPASGELLEITEVPDPVFSERMTGDGFAVLPNEGTICSPVNGKVFNVFPSKHAVGILSDGGKEVLVHIGVNTVKLKGQGFKVLVEEGDLVTAGQQIMEVDIAYVKENAKSLISPIIFSNLPEGSTVSLNRSGTLKAGTGDIITIK from the coding sequence ATGTTTAAACGCTTTTTTGGCGTTCTACAGCGTGTGGGTAAAGCATTGATGTTGCCTGTTGCGTTACTGCCAGCAGCCGGTTTGCTGCTTGGGATCGGGAACATGCTGGTGAGCCAGGAGTTTCTGAATCTCGTTCCCGCTCTAGACAATGCTACGGTCAGTGCGATTGCAACCGTGATGATGAATGCTGGAGATATCGTGTTTGCGAATCTGGCACTGCTGTTTGCTGTCGGTGTTGCCGTTGGTCTTGCGGGCGGCGATGGGGTTGCGGGTCTTGCTGCGATTATTGGTTATTTGGTCATGAATGTGACTATGGGTACGGTGATCGGAGTTACGCCAGCTATGATTGGCGAGAACCCTGCTTATGCAAGCGTACTCGGAATTCCAACACTAGGCACAGGAGTGTTCGGAGGGATAATAGTTGGTATTCTCGCGGCTTCGATGTACAAGCGATTCTTTAAAATCGAGCTGCCTTCGTACCTTGGTTTCTTTGCGGGTAAACGATTTGTACCGATTATGACCGCGGCAACATCGTTGTTGCTTGGCTTGCTGATGGTCGTCATTTGGCCACCGATCCAGGGAGGGCTTAATGCCGTATCCTACTTTATGCTTGAGCAGAATCGAACGATTTCTGCATTCATTTTCGGAATCATCGAACGGGGACTTATTCCTTTCGGTCTCCATCATATCTTCTATTCACCGTTCTGGTTTGAGTTTGGTGAATATGTGAACAGCGCTGGGCAAATTGTACGCGGTGACCAGAAGATCTTTATGGCGCAGCTTCGCGATGGCGTAGGCTTCACAGCGGGAACCTTCATGACGGGTAAATTCCCATTCATGATGTTCGGATTGCCTGCGGCGGCTCTAGCTATATATCATGAAGCTAAGCCTAAGCATAAGAAATACGTTGCCGGAATTATGGGCTCGGCTGCCCTTACTTCCTTTTTGACAGGAATTACGGAGCCGCTTGAATTTTCTTTCCTGTTCGTGGCTCCACTGCTGTTCGTAGTACACTGTGTATTTGCAGGTTTGTCTTTCATGACGATGCATCTGCTGGATGTTAAAATCGGGATGACCTTCTCCGGTGGTCTGATCGACTTTTTGATTTTCGGGGTAATTCCGGGACGTACGCCATGGTGGAACGTCATCATCGTTGGCTTGATCCTTGCTGTTGTTTACTACTTCGGTTTCCGCTTCGTTATTCGCAAATTTAATCTGAAGACCCCGGGTCGCGAGGATGAGGAAAGCGAAGTCAGTGGTGAAGAACAGGAAGCGGGATCTAAATCGAAGCAGGATGAGCTGCCTCAGAATATACTTGCTGCGCTTGGCGGGAAGGATAATATTGTTCATTTGGATGCTTGTATCACCCGCCTTCGGGTTGAGGTAAAAGAGAAATCGGAAGTGGATAAGAGCCAATTGAAAAACCTGGGTGCTGCAGGAGTTCTTGAAGTTGGCAACAACATTCAAGCCATTTTTGGCACAAGATCTGATACGATTAAGACTCAAATTGGAGATATAATGGATGGGAAGACCCCAGTGAATACTCCGGCTGCTTCTGTGGAAAAATCTGCTGAAGCTGAGCAGCAAGCCGCGCAGGAGGGTAATGCCATTATTCCAGAGGAAATCGTAATGCCGGCAAGCGGCGAACTTCTAGAAATCACGGAAGTTCCAGACCCGGTGTTTTCCGAAAGAATGACGGGCGACGGGTTCGCGGTACTTCCTAATGAGGGAACGATTTGTTCTCCGGTTAACGGAAAAGTGTTCAATGTATTCCCTAGTAAGCATGCCGTCGGAATTTTGTCCGATGGGGGCAAGGAAGTGCTGGTGCATATCGGAGTCAACACGGTGAAGCTGAAAGGACAAGGATTTAAAGTTCTTGTGGAAGAAGGCGACTTAGTAACTGCAGGGCAGCAGATTATGGAAGTGGATATCGCCTATGTAAAAGAAAATGCGAAATCCCTAATATCGCCGATTATTTTCTCCAATCTTCCGGAAGGTTCTACAGTATCCTTGAACAGATCAGGTACATTGAAAGCCGGAACAGGGGACATCATTACTATTAAGTAA
- a CDS encoding HPr family phosphocarrier protein, with translation MERVFRITDEDGIHARPATALVNTANKFSGAEAFAEANGKKVTLKSILGVLSLGLEQGDLITIIVEGDNAAEALQALTDVMVNEGLGEVNA, from the coding sequence ATGGAAAGAGTATTCAGAATTACGGACGAAGACGGAATCCACGCACGCCCAGCAACAGCGCTGGTTAATACAGCAAATAAATTTAGCGGTGCTGAAGCTTTCGCGGAAGCAAACGGCAAGAAAGTAACTTTGAAGTCGATTCTGGGGGTACTATCCCTGGGTCTTGAGCAAGGTGATCTTATTACGATCATTGTTGAAGGAGACAATGCCGCAGAAGCACTTCAAGCGCTCACTGATGTAATGGTCAATGAAGGGTTAGGCGAAGTGAATGCTTAA
- the ptsP gene encoding phosphoenolpyruvate--protein phosphotransferase: MLNIQGIAASAGVAIAPVFKLEHPDYTVKHRGIEDTAAEITRLEEALSKSQQELEAIKARTQQELGEKKAEIFESHLLILNDPELLTPVRDKINTEKVSAEYALNETAQQFISMFENMKSDYLRERAADMKDVTKRVLTHLLGLNYVNPAEISEEVIVVAEDLTPSDTAQLNRKYVKGFTTNIGGRTSHSAIMARSLEIPAVVGTKDVLSKVSNGDLLIVDGLDGTVIVNPSAEVVEQYTAKRDAYLQQIEEWKKLREVPTVSRDGVHVELAANIGTPNDVAGVLENGGEGVGLYRTEFLYMGRTELPSEEVQFNAYKTVLEKMEGKPVVVRTLDIGGDKELPYLDLPKEMNPFLGFRAVRLCLEQTDIFRTQLRALLRASTYGNLRIMFPMIATLDEFRQAKSLLLEEKAKLVSEGVAVSEDIQIGIMVEIPATAVLADQFAKEVDFFSIGTNDLIQYTMAADRMNERVSYLYQPYNPAILRLVKMVIDAAHKEGRWAGMCGEMAGDATAIPLLLGLGLDEFSMSATSILPARSQIAKLSKSEMQELAAKALQLGTAEEVVELVKGINQS; encoded by the coding sequence ATGCTTAATATTCAAGGGATTGCTGCATCGGCAGGTGTAGCGATTGCTCCGGTATTCAAGCTGGAGCATCCTGACTATACGGTAAAGCACCGGGGGATCGAAGATACTGCGGCTGAGATTACTCGCCTGGAAGAAGCTTTATCGAAATCGCAGCAGGAGCTTGAAGCAATTAAGGCGCGTACGCAGCAAGAGCTGGGGGAGAAGAAGGCGGAGATTTTTGAATCGCACCTGCTTATTCTGAATGATCCTGAGCTGCTTACGCCGGTACGAGATAAAATTAATACGGAGAAAGTCAGCGCGGAGTATGCGCTGAATGAAACGGCACAGCAGTTTATCTCCATGTTCGAAAATATGAAGAGCGACTATCTTCGTGAACGGGCTGCTGATATGAAAGACGTAACGAAGCGCGTGCTGACCCACTTGCTTGGATTGAACTATGTGAATCCTGCAGAGATTAGCGAGGAGGTTATCGTGGTAGCGGAAGACCTGACGCCTTCGGATACGGCGCAGCTTAACCGCAAATACGTTAAGGGCTTTACGACAAACATCGGCGGCCGTACTTCTCACTCTGCGATTATGGCTCGTTCCTTGGAAATTCCGGCTGTTGTCGGAACGAAAGACGTACTAAGTAAAGTAAGCAATGGCGACCTGCTTATTGTAGACGGGCTTGACGGTACAGTGATCGTAAACCCGTCTGCCGAAGTAGTGGAGCAATATACAGCCAAACGCGACGCTTATTTGCAACAAATCGAAGAATGGAAGAAGCTGCGTGAGGTTCCGACAGTATCCCGTGACGGGGTACACGTGGAATTAGCTGCCAATATCGGAACACCGAACGATGTTGCGGGCGTTCTTGAAAATGGCGGTGAGGGCGTAGGTCTATACCGCACCGAGTTCCTTTATATGGGGCGGACGGAGCTTCCTTCTGAAGAAGTGCAGTTCAACGCTTATAAGACGGTGCTTGAAAAAATGGAAGGCAAGCCCGTAGTTGTAAGAACGCTTGATATCGGCGGCGATAAAGAGCTGCCTTATCTGGATTTGCCAAAGGAAATGAACCCTTTCCTTGGCTTCCGAGCCGTTCGTCTCTGTCTGGAGCAGACGGATATCTTCCGCACACAGCTTCGCGCCTTGCTGCGGGCTAGCACGTACGGGAATTTGCGGATTATGTTCCCTATGATTGCTACCCTGGATGAGTTCCGCCAAGCGAAATCCTTGCTGTTGGAAGAGAAGGCTAAGCTCGTATCTGAGGGTGTAGCCGTATCGGAAGATATTCAAATTGGCATCATGGTGGAAATTCCTGCTACAGCCGTATTGGCTGATCAATTCGCTAAAGAAGTCGACTTCTTTAGTATCGGCACGAACGATCTCATTCAGTATACGATGGCTGCCGACCGGATGAACGAGCGCGTTTCATATTTGTACCAGCCTTATAACCCAGCTATTTTGCGCTTAGTAAAAATGGTTATCGACGCCGCTCACAAAGAAGGACGTTGGGCGGGAATGTGTGGCGAGATGGCAGGGGACGCTACAGCAATTCCGCTGCTGCTTGGACTTGGGCTGGATGAGTTCAGTATGAGCGCTACATCAATCCTGCCAGCCCGTTCGCAAATCGCCAAGCTTTCCAAGAGCGAGATGCAGGAACTGGCAGCAAAGGCACTTCAGCTTGGCACGGCTGAGGAAGTTGTAGAGCTTGTTAAAGGTATTAATCAGTCATAA
- a CDS encoding 50S ribosomal protein L25 produces the protein MTKSTNQQTQYLDVAKRTEFTRSSLNQLRKSGHIPASVYGGGTEAQSVYVEEKQLVKVARTGRSEFFDLRIDGGQGIPVLIKELHHRSGKVIHVDFQKVSKNKPVRVKVPLIYNGTPEGAKIGGILQVQTTEVEIEGLPDLLPNGLEVDVTSLGSGDKLVAGDIKLSEGITLVGGEDELLASVVLPRMAGAENDTDADSAAEPEGDEGVGGKE, from the coding sequence ATGACCAAGAGTACGAATCAACAGACCCAGTACTTAGATGTGGCAAAAAGAACTGAGTTTACCCGCTCTTCACTAAATCAATTGAGAAAATCGGGGCATATCCCCGCAAGTGTGTATGGAGGAGGAACGGAAGCCCAGTCCGTTTACGTAGAGGAGAAGCAACTTGTCAAAGTGGCTCGTACGGGACGTAGCGAGTTTTTTGACTTGCGGATTGACGGTGGCCAGGGTATTCCGGTTTTGATAAAAGAGCTGCACCACCGGAGTGGAAAAGTCATTCATGTTGATTTCCAGAAGGTTTCAAAGAACAAACCGGTTCGCGTAAAAGTGCCGCTTATTTATAATGGGACGCCGGAGGGGGCCAAGATTGGCGGAATATTGCAGGTGCAAACAACGGAGGTGGAAATAGAAGGTTTGCCCGACTTGCTTCCGAATGGGTTGGAAGTGGATGTGACGTCGTTGGGATCCGGCGACAAACTGGTTGCAGGCGACATCAAACTGTCCGAAGGGATAACATTAGTCGGCGGAGAAGATGAACTGCTGGCTTCCGTCGTACTGCCACGAATGGCAGGAGCAGAGAACGACACGGACGCTGACTCTGCTGCGGAGCCGGAAGGGGATGAAGGAGTGGGAGGCAAGGAATAA
- a CDS encoding IS4 family transposase yields MIEQSILQNQLPNEIKPAFKELKVLQHLRTAGFKKRFGYTCSFLFQLVFVLLFHHKNWFRLLESEKGDTFPGKDAIYRFLNHSGYAWRKFLSLLSSSTIDKIRPLTGEDRMSAFVVDDSMFERNRSKKVELLSRFKDHATGSFYKGFRMLTLGWSDGHTFIPVDFSLLASMKSQINGIMQGIDKRTSGYKRRVEALLPAPEIIPSMIDRALSAGVQASYVLMDSWFTHAPLIQAIVDRGLDVIGMVKADKKRYLVDERRLSLQELYYEAIPVQGKNKGILRSIRTELSPGIPVMMVFVRHRSKKKEWLAILCTDLTISEEKMIQIYGIRWDIEVFFKCAKSLLRLQKEFQGRSYDLLISHTTIVFSRYILLAWQHRQSTDNRTLGGLFYLLCDEVGQLDWAVALKQLIELIEDISKKASKKITTLIQTQLQQWIAGLPSYIKAYLPISSCES; encoded by the coding sequence ATGATAGAGCAAAGCATATTACAAAATCAACTTCCAAATGAAATTAAACCCGCTTTTAAAGAGCTGAAAGTATTGCAACATTTAAGAACAGCTGGATTTAAAAAGAGATTTGGTTATACCTGTTCGTTTTTATTCCAGCTTGTCTTTGTCCTTTTGTTTCACCACAAAAACTGGTTCCGCCTGTTGGAAAGCGAGAAAGGTGATACGTTTCCTGGGAAGGATGCGATCTATCGATTCCTGAATCACAGCGGCTATGCATGGCGCAAATTTCTGTCATTGCTTAGTTCCTCCACTATCGATAAAATTCGCCCACTGACAGGTGAAGATCGCATGTCTGCATTTGTTGTTGACGACTCCATGTTTGAGCGCAATCGTAGCAAGAAGGTTGAACTGCTTTCTCGATTTAAAGATCATGCAACGGGTTCCTTTTATAAAGGATTTCGGATGCTTACGCTAGGCTGGTCGGATGGTCATACGTTTATTCCCGTTGACTTCTCCTTGCTAGCTTCGATGAAATCGCAAATAAATGGGATCATGCAAGGGATCGACAAGAGAACGTCTGGCTACAAGCGTCGGGTCGAAGCTTTGCTTCCTGCTCCTGAAATTATTCCATCGATGATTGATCGTGCGCTTTCCGCTGGTGTGCAGGCTTCATACGTGCTAATGGATAGTTGGTTCACACATGCTCCATTAATCCAAGCCATCGTTGATCGAGGCCTAGATGTGATCGGCATGGTCAAAGCGGATAAGAAGCGTTATCTTGTTGACGAACGCCGATTATCTTTGCAAGAACTTTATTATGAAGCCATCCCTGTTCAAGGAAAAAACAAGGGAATCTTACGCTCTATCCGTACCGAGTTGTCTCCAGGGATTCCAGTCATGATGGTTTTCGTGCGTCACCGCTCAAAAAAGAAAGAATGGCTTGCCATTCTATGCACCGACCTAACGATTTCGGAAGAAAAAATGATTCAGATATACGGCATTCGCTGGGATATCGAAGTCTTCTTTAAGTGTGCCAAATCCTTACTGCGCCTACAAAAAGAGTTTCAAGGACGCTCATATGATCTCCTTATCAGCCATACCACGATTGTTTTTTCACGGTATATTTTGCTAGCGTGGCAACACCGACAAAGTACCGACAACCGTACGCTTGGTGGCTTGTTTTATTTGCTATGTGATGAAGTAGGTCAGCTAGATTGGGCTGTAGCCTTAAAACAACTGATTGAATTAATCGAAGATATCTCCAAGAAAGCCAGTAAGAAGATCACAACACTCATTCAAACACAACTACAGCAATGGATCGCTGGCTTGCCCAGTTACATCAAGGCTTATTTGCCGATTTCAAGCTGCGAAAGTTGA
- a CDS encoding DsbA family protein: protein MPPKKKSPALAQRQAEQTKQKQKQKTRQIIWFSTIGILLALCIIVLAIPTKPSNEVTAEAAFDYASLPVLGDPNAPIKIVEFGDYKCPACSIFSEHVKPKIQSDYIDQGKAAFYFMNFPFLSSDSDTAALAAQAVYHQSNEAFWNYFDALYKNQGPESEQWATVDFLVELAEKENIGIDYELLRKDIEEKTYQKEVDEHKNMANQLRIGGTPSLFVNGKLYQGHYEDYAAIKELIENELKGE from the coding sequence ATGCCACCGAAGAAGAAGAGTCCTGCGTTGGCACAGCGCCAAGCGGAACAAACGAAGCAAAAGCAGAAACAGAAGACAAGACAGATTATATGGTTTTCCACGATTGGCATATTGCTGGCGCTTTGCATTATCGTGCTAGCGATTCCTACGAAGCCTTCAAACGAGGTGACAGCAGAGGCGGCTTTCGATTATGCCAGCCTTCCGGTGCTTGGAGATCCGAATGCTCCGATCAAGATCGTAGAATTCGGAGACTATAAGTGCCCGGCATGCAGTATATTCAGTGAGCACGTCAAGCCGAAAATCCAAAGCGATTATATAGATCAGGGCAAGGCGGCCTTTTATTTCATGAACTTCCCGTTTCTCAGCTCTGATTCAGATACGGCTGCTTTAGCCGCGCAAGCTGTGTATCACCAAAGCAATGAGGCATTCTGGAACTATTTCGACGCTTTATACAAGAATCAAGGGCCAGAAAGCGAACAATGGGCTACGGTTGATTTTTTAGTGGAGCTGGCTGAGAAGGAAAATATCGGCATCGATTACGAATTGCTCCGTAAGGATATTGAGGAGAAGACATACCAGAAAGAAGTGGACGAGCATAAAAACATGGCTAACCAGCTTAGAATTGGGGGGACGCCGTCCCTATTCGTCAACGGAAAGCTTTATCAAGGTCATTATGAAGACTATGCCGCGATCAAGGAGCTCATCGAAAACGAATTAAAGGGTGAATAA
- a CDS encoding disulfide oxidoreductase, which produces MAQGSVRSFFREYGIYLAWLVSMVATAGSLYLSEVLYYEPCKLCWFQRIFMYPLVLLLGMAAFRNDRRILVYALPLSIIGGSISAYHYAQQKIPGLAKILPCKVGIPCNIDYLNWWGFVTIPFMALIAFILINVSLFLARASSIQE; this is translated from the coding sequence ATGGCGCAAGGATCAGTGCGTTCTTTTTTTAGAGAATATGGCATCTATCTTGCTTGGCTTGTATCTATGGTGGCCACTGCCGGGAGTTTGTATTTAAGTGAAGTGCTGTATTACGAACCCTGCAAGCTTTGTTGGTTTCAGCGGATATTTATGTATCCCCTGGTCCTTCTGCTTGGTATGGCGGCATTTCGTAATGACCGCAGAATTCTCGTTTATGCGCTTCCGCTCAGCATCATAGGAGGATCCATCTCTGCCTACCATTACGCTCAGCAAAAGATTCCCGGCTTGGCTAAGATTTTGCCATGCAAAGTAGGGATACCTTGCAATATTGACTATTTGAATTGGTGGGGATTTGTGACGATACCTTTTATGGCTCTAATTGCATTTATATTAATTAATGTAAGTCTCTTTCTAGCTAGAGCGTCGTCAATTCAAGAATAA